Proteins encoded in a region of the Saccharothrix ecbatanensis genome:
- a CDS encoding calcium-binding protein: protein MRSYPARSFPARPYSGRRRVTPIRRFTAAFTAFALGLLGLVAFTPPAVAQDAVVTRIVNGLKAFGDFSRALGTVGRLGEALPLLGVSPGAALGFEDLIAKTVHDPLKDKEKFADLAGTYPLAGDRPGTLTVQTSDIGGVKRVDVTLHVAKVADRQPVSVAGASPAITFTTSGAVDVSLTLDATLRFAYDTAKDWFYLVKDDASPKFTVGAKGELDLGATPTAGFGILGVDLDKNSSHVLVEANISATADDPDGDGRLAVEPPVNGTGTAELAAAGAAAGLFHIGLAAPAGKVDAALTFTAQPLAGASVAGVTGKVEVKWPDIATGAPAVTVTGPDLAQLTRFTTLSPRDLIEGLSHLVNSIEAVQRAQWGDPAKPTGNVNLPFMRGTLADAVKAGSVLAQFVDDNVFDPDRDNVDKAKAGLPKFSSIQEMFGKLNVGPIAVSDVGFDDTSKKLKFTLTMTQNAPATGTALDVAAELTSGHGTNVSYQSDKLKHANKSKPWTVDGFVGRIVSGGTSQGVVKSNTADEITLEEPWIGGTPAPEAPYKVTSPDPMTGQVTFGDTFAAKGLRDANALNATATVKPGYVATATLVLDLRDPITGDACKPLDPDAAAVGCPFADKNPDGTTTLVTSLPRTPDRFLLRTGGDLVKADAPVDTLVDVNGSVGYLKVHMTGSLAMSKKDGSANMLTVGLKKVGDADGDLPLSQVFPKLVDDLSTPAKEPENLLSVAVGVKAAATVKLDVPGITDFFGGPVSVDVTMPDVTDPTNVQFSGLDALDRAKAFDFDPDNPRAMFGQIIKALQVLNASLRAVDGDGQVKSALTTPLPVVGKSLTELLGSADTGSGPTVEYGNVTLSGTTFGYIKDTNRTGPTAFGGDLEGRAVLVGTQVALVGLADPGGNRLLLSKQWDQVPAKGTAYAFRSPLEDAVDKLTAAPPDYLQDLVATLNEALPDGSGISFAYKDVDGTPSIVLNVDVKRNVATAQPVRFSFTDEKGAGRSLVGAEGEATANLSLTGSTKIGFVLPLAAGDGPANATALKVLPGSTVDITAHGGISGVVRSSIGPLSIALGNPGGPERAVANAHYNAHLGYGPGGTAPVPLADFVKNVSLTLNGDNQPVTCAGDPAANTDLALCAVMPVFVSSDNTNWTKLAGPGDSFIVRLPRTAANLGEAFSFSPDLPGGVKRFEMPPDIGQQILDALLDFSQFGDGIEKYLAMVERALRTAAFDGKLPLVGDDLQQGADRFGALRTKIQAAMAQLPGGGRVNNTTELTDWVNNHLKPAVGSAVTIGFTCDATLQPATSPTASVQGTTGSTRYVYGIVASAQGKDAPPAIVEVTDGHTTTDVRLGWTKSGYATSYKIIRKTDPNQDNWVLLAEGLSGATVAYEDKGGAPGAAYVPATTNPKLADCPDGAALQDITGATFTFDLCDGKVDPSDTCATDALSLNRPLDLGIPGLSLREAADPAKRTGVTAGLSYRLHVKVGVDKSSGFFVATQDIDRPELGLKLGFTLPADMKAQLAFLEVGLKQHAGGATDLFSGTFFVDLHKKGQAACFTGCAVDVDARITLADLADVDQVVGVSLVAQVGIDWDFDVTAGPLPGVSGWFHLAWKFELGKDPGALDIAFKDVKLNAGEFLGSVLKPIVDKVALFTKPVQPILDQLYAPIPVLSDLSRAVGGGDVNLVTIAKSFSTIAGGPDLEFVDKILRTIKLVSQIAANGGAIDVGSFTISGDRALNTQNSPDTAASLIESKTLTHTDLRGAMDQESGQQLLSDGAAGSAAGFTFPILKDPAKLFGLIMGQDVDLIKFDSGPLRLAFSYSQSFGPVYAPPPVLVSISGSASVEARFRAGFDTFGIRKAIESKKAADILDSIYLDTVDDAGKPLPVVTFRGELAAGAAVSVVLIEVGIKGGVALTINLSWADPNNDGKFRFSEFAKVALQNPMCLFNMDGRLSLFLKVYITIGFSPFSVSFDFTLADITLLDFSVKPNCAPPPPTLAHVDGTTLVLHVGDGGTPLRGDAAWKARDDDETWTVTQMVEGDQFVGFAVSGIGFREEHRDPNLTKVAANATNDVGKRVFVFQGDGDKSGAGNDQASAAKPFDKAVEVTGGNNDDSVKTGIGPSTVNGGPGNDQLTTGDLAAAFGGKGSATVTGGDGDDTITVGGAGDTVNGGAGNDRIAAGLGANTIDGGDGDDTIGIASDSPLAANNAGKAEYVAQKNTIIGGHGSDKISGGSGDDEIYTSFLIGNPVDKTGEDEPGHPDKTVVDAVTVDATNIVDTGTGSDTVFGSQAFDFVTGRSRPDQVDDIRGGGNNDVLTGGFGKDKVFGGPGDDYVIAEPSDVGGETGPSAFGPVRPVNHRTLPAGVAPSSKLLVGGYGNDHVVGGDGGAEIFGDKYANPCAPPGDPASKPPAEPFDAADGRDLITGGTGIEVVAAGGAADNVDVKANADVACGQLGDDVIAGGNDDDVLYGGGGKDLAYGDAGLDHVYGNDDNDTLYGGTLNDVIEGNNGSDTAFGGADADVVVGGTRKAGEPDAGDTLYGDSGTDLVIGDNGSGDAFAATGGPFDLDGANAAAGGPDFVFGGGADDRAFGGLAHDEMSGGAGDDYLEGNNADDVVHGDSGEDRVVGGSAEVASTVDGHQVGRPDTGDMLFGDAGPDVVTGDNAILSLGDASPVTLGRQFTKAHKITLLDLGYAPTPGTSGDDVISGGGEQDVLSAQGGADTVTGDDADDYAEGGPGADTISGNADQDDLVGGSFTEEAPGVGQPDVGDTIHGDGGQDVAIGDNGSLLRTGPPSRLTQERGMTARGIVLLDLGLTPHADSSGGDQVWGDDGADVLLGQGAADRLKGNAADDYVEGNQGVDWIEGNGDNDDLVGGSSTPLTGSSGQPDAADALFGGPGDDVGIGDNGVVQRPAAGETPTRATQRLATSGGNAITGRTVVRHDLDNGGVLTAPPADRFGDDRVSGGSGVDVLWGQDGGDFLSGGGQADYIEGNGGGDVLRGDLMLGEPSTETTVVPMTDPGWPGTPSELPELEGAEPGHGQDDMIGGSSAAGFRDGGDAFEGNGADDVQLGDNGSLVRTLQGQPGSMTEKVYAERYAAGLVPDNATVSRTHDPDLPGPSTRFCTTAQATCEPVGAFGDDTMFGDDGNDGMWGQDGNDTMTGSTGDDDMFGELGDDTMFGNDGEDAMLGDRGGVVNERLNPDDVAARGFTVQLNSVPQESYTGFRAGAYDRRVDLLHDVDGDAFVGGPSSASMPHNGIAEGGDDRIRGGLGADNIHAGFGDDLANGDSGGDQVFGGDGADVLWGGKGCDPAFPTPDCLTNGAFNPDSRGTDDRYVDHIFGGVGGTSAASQAGVVGSDVLDFNPRGSYPAGCAAGPWPETLGSGAIDPCRWFEMTEKTNDDPTAPATMADNQHHHGTDWIYGGWDRDVLQGDVSGNGPNPGDRLIDWAGAYNLYTHCNAAYGGYNDIRQFSPGMQDLLQKLAWGSGAGQTVGDAVTSGTSAFRELALVYPADNKDHGNGKAYPTTPGHFDDPVSCTD from the coding sequence ATGCGGTCGTACCCTGCGCGGTCGTTTCCTGCGCGTCCGTACTCCGGGCGTCGTCGTGTCACGCCCATCCGGCGGTTCACCGCCGCGTTCACCGCTTTCGCCCTGGGCCTGCTCGGGCTGGTCGCGTTCACGCCTCCCGCCGTGGCGCAGGACGCCGTGGTGACGAGGATCGTCAACGGGCTGAAAGCCTTCGGCGACTTCAGCAGAGCCCTCGGCACGGTGGGCAGACTGGGTGAAGCGCTGCCGCTGTTGGGCGTCAGCCCCGGCGCGGCCCTCGGGTTCGAGGACCTGATCGCGAAGACCGTCCACGATCCGTTGAAGGACAAGGAGAAGTTCGCCGACCTCGCGGGCACGTACCCGCTCGCCGGTGACCGTCCGGGCACGCTGACCGTGCAGACCAGCGACATCGGCGGTGTCAAGCGCGTCGACGTGACCCTGCACGTCGCCAAGGTCGCCGACCGGCAGCCGGTGTCGGTGGCCGGCGCGTCACCCGCCATCACCTTCACCACGTCTGGCGCGGTCGACGTGTCGTTGACGCTCGACGCGACCCTGCGGTTCGCCTACGACACCGCGAAAGACTGGTTCTACCTGGTCAAGGATGACGCGTCACCGAAGTTCACGGTCGGCGCCAAGGGCGAACTCGACCTGGGCGCCACCCCCACCGCCGGGTTCGGCATCCTGGGCGTCGACCTCGACAAGAACTCCTCGCACGTCCTGGTCGAAGCGAACATCTCGGCCACCGCCGACGACCCGGACGGTGACGGCAGGCTCGCCGTCGAACCGCCCGTCAACGGCACGGGCACCGCCGAACTCGCCGCCGCGGGCGCTGCCGCCGGGTTGTTCCACATCGGGCTCGCCGCACCCGCGGGCAAGGTGGACGCCGCCCTGACCTTCACCGCGCAGCCGTTGGCCGGCGCGTCGGTCGCCGGGGTCACCGGCAAGGTCGAGGTGAAGTGGCCGGACATCGCCACCGGCGCGCCCGCCGTCACGGTCACCGGACCGGACCTGGCCCAGCTGACCCGGTTCACCACGCTCAGCCCGCGCGACCTCATCGAAGGCCTGAGCCACCTGGTGAACTCGATCGAGGCCGTGCAGCGCGCCCAGTGGGGCGACCCGGCCAAGCCGACCGGCAACGTGAACCTGCCCTTCATGCGCGGCACGCTGGCCGACGCGGTCAAGGCGGGCTCGGTGCTGGCGCAGTTCGTGGACGACAACGTGTTCGACCCGGACCGGGACAACGTCGACAAGGCCAAGGCGGGCCTGCCGAAGTTCAGCTCGATCCAGGAGATGTTCGGCAAGCTCAACGTCGGCCCCATCGCGGTGTCGGACGTCGGGTTCGACGACACGAGCAAGAAGCTCAAGTTCACCCTGACGATGACGCAGAACGCGCCGGCCACCGGCACCGCGCTGGACGTCGCCGCCGAGTTGACCTCCGGCCACGGCACGAACGTCTCCTACCAGTCGGACAAGCTCAAGCACGCGAACAAGAGCAAGCCGTGGACCGTGGACGGGTTCGTCGGGCGGATCGTGTCCGGCGGCACGTCCCAAGGCGTGGTGAAGTCCAACACCGCCGACGAGATCACGCTGGAAGAGCCGTGGATCGGCGGCACGCCGGCACCCGAAGCGCCGTACAAGGTCACGTCACCGGACCCGATGACCGGCCAGGTCACGTTCGGCGACACCTTCGCGGCCAAGGGACTGCGTGACGCCAACGCGCTCAACGCGACCGCCACCGTCAAACCCGGCTACGTCGCCACCGCCACCCTCGTGCTCGACCTGCGCGACCCGATCACCGGTGACGCGTGCAAGCCGCTCGACCCGGACGCCGCCGCGGTCGGCTGCCCGTTCGCGGACAAGAACCCGGACGGCACAACGACTCTCGTCACCAGCCTGCCCCGCACGCCGGACCGGTTCCTCCTGCGCACCGGCGGCGACCTGGTCAAGGCGGACGCGCCGGTGGACACCCTCGTGGACGTCAACGGCAGCGTCGGCTACCTCAAGGTGCACATGACCGGCAGCCTCGCCATGTCCAAGAAGGACGGTTCGGCGAACATGCTGACGGTGGGCCTGAAGAAGGTCGGCGACGCGGACGGCGACCTGCCGCTGTCGCAGGTGTTCCCGAAGCTCGTGGACGACCTCTCCACACCGGCCAAGGAACCCGAGAACCTGCTCAGCGTCGCGGTGGGTGTGAAGGCCGCCGCCACCGTCAAGCTGGACGTCCCGGGCATCACCGACTTCTTCGGCGGACCGGTCAGCGTCGACGTCACCATGCCGGACGTCACCGACCCGACGAACGTCCAGTTCAGCGGTCTGGACGCGCTCGACCGGGCCAAGGCGTTCGACTTCGACCCGGACAACCCGCGCGCCATGTTCGGCCAGATCATCAAGGCGTTGCAGGTGCTCAACGCGTCGCTGCGGGCCGTGGACGGCGACGGCCAGGTGAAGTCCGCCCTGACCACGCCGTTGCCGGTGGTCGGCAAGTCGCTGACCGAGTTGCTCGGCAGCGCCGACACCGGCTCCGGCCCGACCGTGGAGTACGGGAACGTCACGCTCAGCGGCACGACGTTCGGCTACATCAAGGACACCAACCGGACCGGGCCCACGGCGTTCGGCGGCGACCTGGAAGGCCGGGCCGTGCTGGTCGGCACGCAGGTCGCCCTCGTCGGACTGGCCGACCCCGGCGGCAACCGGCTGCTGCTGAGCAAGCAGTGGGACCAGGTGCCCGCGAAGGGCACCGCGTACGCGTTCCGCAGCCCTCTCGAGGACGCGGTCGACAAGCTGACCGCCGCACCGCCCGACTACCTCCAGGACCTCGTCGCCACGCTGAACGAGGCGTTGCCGGACGGCAGCGGGATCTCGTTCGCCTACAAGGACGTCGACGGCACGCCGTCCATCGTGCTCAACGTGGACGTGAAGCGGAACGTCGCCACCGCGCAGCCGGTCAGGTTCTCGTTCACCGACGAGAAGGGCGCCGGCCGCTCCCTGGTCGGCGCCGAGGGCGAGGCCACCGCGAACCTGTCGCTCACCGGCTCCACCAAGATCGGCTTCGTGCTGCCGCTCGCGGCGGGCGACGGACCGGCGAACGCGACGGCGTTGAAGGTGCTGCCTGGGTCCACAGTGGACATCACCGCGCACGGCGGGATCAGCGGCGTGGTGCGGTCCTCGATCGGCCCGCTGTCCATCGCGCTGGGCAACCCCGGCGGTCCGGAACGCGCCGTGGCGAACGCGCACTACAACGCGCACCTCGGCTACGGCCCCGGTGGCACCGCGCCGGTGCCGCTGGCCGACTTCGTCAAGAACGTGTCGCTGACGCTCAACGGCGACAACCAGCCCGTCACCTGCGCCGGCGACCCGGCTGCGAACACCGACCTCGCGCTGTGCGCGGTCATGCCCGTGTTCGTCAGCTCCGACAACACCAACTGGACCAAGCTGGCCGGACCGGGCGACTCGTTCATCGTCCGGCTGCCCCGCACCGCCGCCAACCTCGGTGAGGCGTTCTCGTTCAGCCCGGACCTGCCCGGCGGCGTCAAGCGGTTCGAGATGCCGCCGGACATCGGCCAGCAGATCCTGGACGCGCTGCTCGACTTCTCCCAGTTCGGCGACGGGATCGAGAAGTACCTGGCGATGGTCGAACGCGCGCTGCGCACGGCCGCGTTCGACGGCAAGCTCCCGCTGGTCGGCGACGACCTCCAGCAGGGCGCGGACCGGTTCGGCGCGTTGCGGACCAAGATCCAGGCGGCGATGGCGCAACTGCCCGGCGGTGGGCGCGTCAACAACACCACCGAGCTGACCGACTGGGTGAACAACCACCTCAAGCCCGCCGTGGGCAGCGCCGTCACCATCGGCTTCACGTGTGACGCGACGCTGCAACCGGCGACCTCGCCGACCGCGTCCGTCCAGGGCACGACCGGCTCGACCAGGTACGTCTACGGCATCGTGGCGTCGGCGCAGGGCAAGGACGCGCCGCCCGCGATCGTCGAGGTGACGGACGGCCACACCACCACCGACGTCCGGCTCGGCTGGACCAAGTCCGGGTACGCCACCAGCTACAAGATCATCCGCAAGACCGACCCGAACCAGGACAACTGGGTGCTGCTGGCCGAAGGGCTGAGCGGCGCGACGGTGGCCTACGAGGACAAGGGCGGGGCGCCCGGCGCGGCCTACGTCCCGGCGACGACCAACCCGAAGCTGGCCGACTGCCCGGACGGCGCGGCGTTGCAGGACATCACCGGCGCCACGTTCACGTTCGACCTGTGCGACGGCAAGGTCGACCCGAGCGACACGTGCGCGACCGACGCGTTGAGCCTGAACCGGCCGCTCGACCTGGGCATTCCGGGTCTGTCCCTGCGTGAGGCGGCTGATCCGGCCAAGCGCACGGGCGTCACCGCCGGCCTGTCCTACCGCCTGCACGTGAAGGTCGGTGTGGACAAGAGCAGCGGCTTCTTCGTCGCCACGCAGGACATCGACCGACCGGAGCTGGGCCTCAAGCTCGGCTTCACCCTGCCCGCGGACATGAAGGCCCAGCTGGCGTTCCTGGAGGTCGGGCTCAAGCAGCACGCGGGCGGCGCGACCGACCTGTTCTCCGGCACGTTCTTCGTGGACCTGCACAAGAAGGGCCAGGCCGCGTGCTTCACCGGCTGCGCCGTGGACGTCGACGCGCGCATCACGCTCGCCGACCTCGCCGACGTGGACCAGGTCGTGGGCGTCTCGCTGGTCGCGCAGGTCGGCATCGACTGGGACTTCGACGTCACGGCCGGTCCGCTGCCGGGCGTGTCCGGGTGGTTCCACCTGGCGTGGAAGTTCGAGCTGGGCAAGGACCCCGGCGCGCTGGACATCGCGTTCAAGGACGTGAAGCTGAACGCGGGCGAGTTCCTCGGCTCGGTGCTGAAGCCGATCGTGGACAAGGTGGCGCTGTTCACCAAACCCGTCCAGCCGATCCTGGACCAGCTGTACGCGCCGATCCCGGTGCTGTCCGACCTCTCGCGCGCGGTCGGCGGCGGTGACGTCAACCTGGTCACCATCGCCAAGTCGTTCAGCACCATCGCGGGCGGGCCGGACCTGGAGTTCGTGGACAAGATCCTGCGGACGATCAAGCTGGTCAGCCAGATCGCCGCGAACGGCGGCGCGATCGACGTCGGCTCGTTCACGATCTCGGGCGACCGGGCGCTGAACACCCAGAACTCGCCGGACACCGCGGCGTCGCTGATCGAGTCGAAGACGTTGACGCACACCGACCTGCGCGGCGCGATGGACCAGGAGTCCGGCCAGCAGCTCCTGTCCGACGGTGCCGCGGGCAGCGCGGCGGGCTTCACGTTCCCGATCCTGAAGGACCCGGCGAAGCTGTTCGGCCTGATCATGGGCCAGGACGTGGACCTGATCAAGTTCGACTCGGGTCCGCTGCGCCTGGCGTTCTCCTACAGCCAGTCCTTCGGCCCGGTGTACGCGCCGCCGCCGGTGCTGGTGTCGATCTCCGGCAGCGCCTCGGTCGAGGCCAGGTTCCGGGCGGGCTTCGACACGTTCGGCATCCGCAAGGCGATCGAGTCCAAGAAGGCCGCCGACATCCTCGACAGCATCTACCTGGACACGGTGGACGACGCCGGCAAGCCGCTGCCCGTGGTGACCTTCCGCGGTGAACTGGCCGCGGGTGCCGCGGTGAGCGTGGTGCTCATCGAGGTGGGCATCAAGGGCGGCGTGGCGCTGACCATCAACCTGAGCTGGGCGGACCCGAACAACGACGGCAAGTTCCGGTTCTCGGAGTTCGCCAAGGTCGCACTCCAGAACCCGATGTGCCTGTTCAACATGGACGGCAGGCTCAGCCTGTTCCTGAAGGTGTACATCACCATCGGGTTCTCGCCGTTCAGCGTGTCGTTCGACTTCACGCTGGCCGACATCACCCTGCTCGACTTCTCCGTCAAACCGAACTGCGCGCCACCGCCGCCGACGCTCGCCCACGTGGACGGCACCACGCTGGTGCTGCACGTCGGTGACGGCGGCACCCCGCTGCGCGGCGACGCGGCGTGGAAGGCACGGGACGACGACGAGACCTGGACCGTCACGCAGATGGTCGAGGGCGACCAGTTCGTCGGGTTCGCGGTCAGCGGCATCGGGTTCCGGGAGGAGCACCGCGACCCGAACCTGACCAAGGTGGCCGCCAACGCCACGAACGACGTCGGCAAGCGGGTGTTCGTCTTCCAGGGTGACGGCGACAAGAGCGGCGCCGGCAACGACCAGGCGTCCGCCGCGAAGCCGTTCGACAAGGCCGTGGAGGTGACCGGCGGCAACAACGACGACTCGGTCAAGACCGGCATCGGCCCGTCGACCGTCAACGGCGGTCCCGGGAACGACCAGCTGACCACCGGCGACTTGGCGGCGGCGTTCGGCGGCAAGGGTTCCGCGACCGTGACCGGCGGGGACGGCGACGACACCATCACCGTCGGCGGCGCGGGCGACACCGTCAACGGCGGCGCGGGCAACGACCGGATCGCGGCGGGCCTCGGCGCGAACACGATCGACGGCGGCGACGGTGACGACACCATCGGCATCGCCTCCGACAGCCCGCTCGCCGCGAACAACGCCGGCAAGGCGGAGTACGTGGCGCAGAAGAACACCATCATCGGTGGCCACGGCAGCGACAAGATCTCCGGTGGCTCCGGTGACGACGAGATCTACACCAGCTTCCTGATCGGCAACCCGGTCGACAAGACCGGCGAGGACGAGCCGGGCCACCCGGACAAGACCGTCGTCGACGCCGTGACGGTGGACGCCACGAACATCGTGGACACCGGCACCGGCTCGGACACCGTGTTCGGCAGCCAGGCGTTCGACTTCGTGACCGGGCGCTCGCGGCCCGACCAGGTGGACGACATCCGCGGCGGCGGCAACAACGACGTGCTGACCGGCGGGTTCGGCAAGGACAAGGTGTTCGGCGGACCGGGTGACGACTACGTGATCGCGGAGCCGTCGGACGTCGGCGGCGAGACCGGCCCGAGCGCCTTCGGCCCGGTGCGCCCGGTCAACCACCGGACGCTGCCGGCGGGCGTGGCGCCGTCGTCCAAGCTGCTCGTGGGCGGCTACGGCAACGACCACGTCGTCGGTGGCGACGGCGGTGCGGAGATTTTCGGCGACAAGTACGCGAACCCGTGCGCGCCGCCGGGCGACCCCGCTTCCAAGCCGCCGGCCGAGCCGTTCGACGCGGCGGACGGGCGTGACCTGATCACCGGCGGGACCGGGATCGAGGTCGTGGCCGCCGGTGGCGCGGCGGACAACGTCGACGTCAAGGCCAACGCGGACGTCGCGTGCGGTCAACTCGGCGACGACGTCATCGCCGGTGGCAACGACGACGACGTGCTCTACGGCGGCGGGGGCAAGGACCTCGCCTACGGTGACGCGGGTCTGGATCACGTGTACGGCAACGACGACAACGACACCCTGTACGGCGGCACGCTGAACGACGTCATCGAGGGCAACAACGGCTCCGACACCGCGTTCGGCGGGGCGGACGCGGACGTGGTCGTCGGTGGCACGCGCAAGGCGGGCGAGCCGGACGCGGGCGACACCCTGTACGGCGACTCCGGGACCGACCTGGTCATCGGCGACAACGGCTCCGGTGACGCGTTCGCGGCGACCGGTGGGCCGTTCGACCTGGACGGCGCGAACGCGGCGGCGGGTGGGCCGGACTTCGTGTTCGGCGGCGGCGCCGACGACCGGGCGTTCGGCGGTCTCGCGCACGACGAGATGTCCGGTGGCGCCGGTGACGACTACCTGGAGGGCAACAACGCCGACGACGTCGTGCACGGCGATTCGGGCGAGGACCGGGTGGTCGGCGGCAGCGCCGAAGTGGCGTCCACTGTGGACGGCCACCAGGTCGGTCGGCCGGACACCGGTGACATGCTGTTCGGCGACGCCGGTCCGGACGTCGTGACGGGTGACAACGCGATCCTGTCGCTCGGCGACGCTTCACCGGTGACGCTGGGCCGCCAGTTCACCAAGGCGCACAAGATCACCCTGCTCGACCTCGGCTACGCGCCCACTCCCGGCACGTCCGGTGACGACGTGATCAGCGGTGGCGGTGAGCAGGACGTGTTGTCCGCACAGGGCGGCGCGGACACGGTCACCGGCGACGACGCCGACGACTACGCGGAGGGCGGGCCGGGCGCCGACACCATCTCCGGCAACGCCGACCAGGACGACCTGGTGGGCGGCAGCTTCACCGAGGAAGCCCCGGGCGTCGGCCAACCCGACGTCGGCGACACGATCCACGGTGACGGCGGCCAGGACGTGGCGATCGGTGACAACGGCTCGCTGCTGCGGACCGGACCGCCGAGCAGGCTCACCCAGGAACGCGGCATGACCGCACGCGGGATCGTGCTGCTCGACCTGGGCCTCACCCCGCACGCCGACTCCTCCGGCGGCGACCAGGTCTGGGGTGACGACGGCGCCGACGTGCTGCTCGGCCAAGGCGCGGCCGACCGCCTCAAGGGCAACGCGGCGGACGACTACGTGGAAGGCAACCAGGGCGTCGACTGGATCGAGGGCAACGGCGACAACGACGACTTGGTCGGCGGCAGCAGCACGCCGTTGACCGGGTCCTCCGGCCAGCCCGACGCCGCGGACGCGTTGTTCGGCGGACCGGGTGACGATGTCGGCATCGGCGACAACGGCGTCGTGCAGCGGCCGGCGGCGGGGGAGACCCCGACCAGGGCGACCCAGCGGCTGGCCACGTCCGGCGGCAACGCGATCACCGGGCGGACCGTCGTGCGGCACGACCTGGACAACGGCGGTGTGCTCACCGCGCCGCCCGCCGACCGGTTCGGCGACGACCGGGTCTCCGGCGGCTCCGGGGTGGACGTGCTCTGGGGCCAGGACGGCGGCGACTTCCTGTCCGGTGGCGGCCAGGCCGACTACATCGAGGGCAACGGCGGCGGTGACGTGCTGCGCGGCGACCTCATGCTGGGCGAGCCGTCCACCGAGACGACCGTCGTGCCGATGACCGACCCGGGGTGGCCCGGCACGCCGAGCGAGCTGCCCGAGTTGGAGGGCGCCGAGCCCGGTCACGGCCAGGACGACATGATCGGCGGCAGCTCGGCGGCCGGGTTCCGCGACGGCGGCGACGCCTTCGAGGGCAACGGCGCCGACGACGTCCAGCTCGGCGACAACGGTTCGCTCGTGCGCACCTTGCAGGGGCAGCCGGGGTCGATGACCGAGAAGGTCTACGCCGAGCGGTACGCGGCGGGCCTCGTGCCCGACAACGCCACCGTGTCCCGCACGCACGACCCGGACCTGCCCGGACCGTCCACCCGGTTCTGCACCACCGCGCAGGCCACGTGCGAGCCCGTCGGTGCGTTCGGCGACGACACCATGTTCGGCGACGACGGCAACGACGGTATGTGGGGTCAGGACGGCAACGACACCATGACCGGCTCGACCGGCGACGACGACATGTTCGGCGAGTTGGGCGACGACACGATGTTCGGCAACGACGGCGAGGACGCCATGCTCGGCGACCGCGGCGGCGTGGTGAACGAACGCCTCAACCCGGACGACGTGGCCGCTCGCGGGTTCACCGTCCAGCTGAACTCGGTGCCGCAGGAGTCCTACACCGGGTTCCGGGCCGGTGCTTACGACCGGCGGGTCGACCTGCTGCACGACGTGGACGGCGACGCGTTCGTCGGCGGCCCGTCGTCGGCGTCCATGCCGCACAACGGCATCGCCGAAGGTGGCGACGACCGCATCCGCGGCGGGCTCGGCGCGGACAACATCCACGCCGGGTTCGGTGACGACCTCGCCAACGGCGACAGCGGCGGCGACCAGGTCTTCGGCGGCGACGGCGCGGACGTGCTGTGGGGTGGCAAGGGTTGCGATCCCGCCTTCCCGACGCCCGACTGCCTGACCAACGGCGCGTTCAACCCCGACTCGCGCGGCACGGACGACCGGTACGTCGACCACATCTTCGGTGGTGTCGGCGGCACGTCGGCGGCGTCGCAGGCCGGTGTGGTCGGGTCGGACGTGCTCGACTTCAACCCGCGCGGCAGCTACCCGGCGGGCTGTGCGGCCGGGCCGTGGCCGGAGACCCTGGGCAGCGGCGCGATCGACCCGTGCCGGTGGTTCGAGATGACGGAGAAGACCAACGACGATCCGACCGCGCCGGCGACCATGGCGGACAACCAGCACCACCACGGCACCGACTGGATCTACGGCGGCTGGGACCGCGACGTGCTGCAAGGTGACGTCTCGGGCAACGGGCCGAACCCCGGTGACCGGCTGATCGACTGGGCCGGCGCGTACAACCTCTACACCCACTGCAATGCCGCTTACGGCGGGTACAACGACATCCGCCAGTTCAGCCCCGGGATGCAGGACTTGTTGCAGAAGCTGGCTTGGGGCAGCGGCGCCGGTCAGACGGTGGGTGACGCGGTCACCAGCGGCACGTCGGCTTTCCGTGAACTGGCGCTGGTGTACCCGGCGGACAACAAGGATCACGGGAACGGCAAGGCGTACCCGACGACCCCGGGCCACTTCGACGACCCGGTGTCCTGCACCGACTGA